The segment CAATTTCTGAATTAATGGAAGAGATAATGGGGAAAGAAAGCGTCTATTTCGAAAAATTTGAAAGGGAGCAAAAAGCAAGCCCTTCCCCATTAGAAATGGCAATCACAGATTGAGCAGTATGCTTGGGAAAGGAGTAGCGAAGCAAAGCTTCGGCACTCTGAAGAGTGCCCGACCAGATTAGGTCGGTCGCCCTTTAGGGTGACAAGGAGTAGCGAAAGATTTGGTTTCGTTGCTGGTGTGGAATAGCTATGAAAATTTTAGGGATCGATTATGGAGAGAAGAGGATTGGGTTGGCAATGAGCGATGTTTCAAATATGGTTGCTGGTAGTCTAAAAGTTGTAAAGAGAAATGCAACTCGTAGTTGGCTTGGGGAGATAAAAACAATTGTCGATGAAAACAAAATTGAAAAGATCGTTATTGGTTTACCTAAAAATATGAATGGCTCTATTGGGGAGAAAGGGAAAGAGGTTCTGGTATTTATGAAAGTTTTGGGAAAGGTGGTAAAGGTGCCTATAGTGACTTGGGATGAAAGGTTAACAACTGTTAGTGCAGAGAAGGTGCTTCTACAGGCAGATTTATCGAGGAAAAAACGGAAAGATATTTTGGATAAACTTTCTGCCTGTATAATTTTACAAAACTATTTGGACAGTATTGAGTACAATCAAAAAGAGAAAAGCAAGGAAAGCAATAAATGAAAGTAATAAAAATAAGTGTTATAATCCTGTGCTTATTAAGTCTGGTAAATTTAATGGTCTTCTTTTTGTCTCCGCGCTATAGTAAAACTTCCCTGGTAACAATAGAACAGGGAGTGACTGCCCAGCAGGTAGCGGAATTACTTGAAAAGGAAAATTTAATTTCCAGTAAGAATTACTTTCTGTTTCTTCTTAGACTAAGAGGGGGGCATAGAAAAATTAAGGCAGGAA is part of the bacterium genome and harbors:
- the ruvX gene encoding Holliday junction resolvase RuvX codes for the protein MKILGIDYGEKRIGLAMSDVSNMVAGSLKVVKRNATRSWLGEIKTIVDENKIEKIVIGLPKNMNGSIGEKGKEVLVFMKVLGKVVKVPIVTWDERLTTVSAEKVLLQADLSRKKRKDILDKLSACIILQNYLDSIEYNQKEKSKESNK